A part of Methanohalobium evestigatum Z-7303 genomic DNA contains:
- a CDS encoding flagellin, translating to MQDETSKLHLILNDENGDTAVSHMIFFIAAVIIAVGVAGVLSVNVESIMGAASTNSDVVSDQLKTDITIISDPEVIPYNSTSDYYTFYVKNTGKSDIALEYVNVILDGEYIQDKNLNLSLQDSGETWKPLGVLIVNVTTGGELNSGDHGLKVVSDNGISDTIDFKT from the coding sequence ATGCAGGATGAAACATCCAAATTACATTTAATCCTAAACGATGAAAATGGTGATACAGCTGTATCACACATGATATTTTTCATTGCAGCGGTTATTATAGCCGTAGGTGTTGCAGGTGTACTATCGGTAAATGTTGAGTCAATCATGGGAGCTGCATCCACAAATAGTGATGTGGTATCTGATCAGTTAAAGACTGACATCACAATTATAAGTGACCCTGAAGTAATTCCCTATAACAGTACTTCTGATTATTATACATTTTACGTTAAAAATACAGGTAAATCTGATATTGCTCTTGAATATGTAAATGTGATTTTGGATGGGGAGTACATACAGGATAAAAATCTAAACTTGAGTTTGCAGGATAGTGGTGAAACATGGAAACCCCTGGGTGTGTTAATTGTAAATGTAACTACAGGCGGTGAACTTAATTCAGGAGATCACGGGTTAAAAGTAGTTTCTGATAATGGTATTTCTGATACAATTGATTTTAAAACATGA
- a CDS encoding type II/IV secretion system ATPase subunit, whose amino-acid sequence MAEIDPEFKKSLQRNPHLAEYIKNFQKKTGTIPEFRVNLTKDISAENVNIILPVGDPVFIHLYGTPQMGQARYYAIEPTLTSSERKKYDAVMNAILEKSAKKPVPESESELKDLIIELLNESVDVGSGGELPEEKGKLGMVQKLIPSSEQIPLTQNEYNKLLYHIERNVIGSGPLEPVIRDPYLEDIHSVGVNGVYIVHKILDMIKTNIHFGDDSRLDDWFRSMSERIGRPVNDASPISDGALPDGSRINMIYSTDISLQGSSFTMRKFSDTPISIIQLMNFGSINTEMAAYIWMCFENGMSVFFSGETASGKTTMLNACLAFINPWSKVYSAEDTSEVQPPQDVWQQLLTREEGPEESRVELYTLLKAALRSRPNYIIVGEIRGVEGSVAFQAMQTGHPVVSTFHAASVKKLIQRLTGHPINVPITFIDNLQVTMILQAVYRKGEVLRRCISIEEIEGYSEESNGVVTRGVFEWDPEYDIHHFRGLNNSFVLESKIASILGYEDKRRVYDDLFLRARILEEMQNRGIEGYYEVYDIIKKFYKYGLEGLPFSV is encoded by the coding sequence TTGGCGGAAATTGATCCTGAATTTAAGAAATCTCTACAGAGAAATCCTCATCTGGCTGAGTACATAAAAAATTTCCAGAAAAAAACAGGTACTATACCGGAGTTCAGGGTAAATCTGACAAAGGACATATCCGCAGAAAATGTAAACATTATTCTTCCTGTAGGTGATCCTGTATTTATTCATCTTTATGGAACTCCTCAAATGGGTCAAGCTCGGTATTATGCTATTGAACCTACCCTTACATCCAGCGAGAGGAAAAAATATGATGCTGTAATGAACGCTATCCTTGAAAAATCAGCAAAAAAACCTGTTCCTGAATCAGAAAGTGAACTCAAAGACCTTATTATAGAACTGTTAAATGAATCAGTGGACGTGGGTTCAGGTGGCGAACTTCCAGAGGAAAAAGGAAAACTCGGGATGGTACAGAAACTGATACCTTCAAGTGAACAGATACCTCTGACTCAGAATGAATACAACAAATTGCTCTATCATATAGAAAGGAACGTTATAGGTTCCGGACCGCTTGAACCCGTTATACGAGACCCTTACCTTGAAGATATCCACAGTGTCGGTGTTAATGGCGTTTATATTGTCCATAAGATTCTCGACATGATAAAAACCAATATTCATTTTGGGGATGATTCAAGGCTTGACGACTGGTTCAGGAGTATGAGTGAACGGATCGGAAGACCTGTTAACGATGCTAGCCCCATCTCTGATGGTGCTCTCCCTGATGGTTCACGTATCAACATGATTTACAGTACGGATATAAGTCTTCAGGGTAGCAGTTTCACGATGCGTAAATTCAGTGATACGCCAATAAGCATTATCCAGTTAATGAATTTTGGTTCCATCAACACAGAAATGGCTGCTTATATCTGGATGTGTTTTGAAAACGGTATGAGTGTTTTCTTCAGTGGTGAAACAGCAAGTGGTAAAACGACTATGCTGAATGCCTGTCTGGCATTTATAAACCCCTGGTCAAAGGTATATTCTGCTGAAGATACATCAGAAGTTCAGCCACCTCAGGATGTCTGGCAACAATTGCTCACGCGTGAAGAGGGTCCTGAAGAATCACGTGTTGAACTCTATACACTGCTGAAAGCGGCATTGAGATCCAGACCAAATTACATTATTGTCGGTGAGATTCGTGGTGTTGAAGGTTCGGTAGCATTCCAGGCTATGCAGACTGGTCACCCGGTCGTATCAACGTTCCACGCCGCATCTGTTAAAAAACTAATTCAAAGATTGACCGGTCATCCAATAAATGTACCTATCACATTCATTGACAACCTGCAGGTGACCATGATTCTGCAGGCTGTTTATAGAAAAGGAGAAGTTCTGAGAAGATGTATTTCTATTGAAGAAATTGAAGGATATTCTGAAGAATCCAACGGAGTTGTTACAAGAGGAGTGTTTGAATGGGACCCTGAATATGATATTCATCATTTCCGTGGGCTGAACAACAGTTTCGTACTTGAAAGTAAGATTGCTTCAATACTTGGTTATGAGGATAAAAGACGAGTCTATGATGATTTGTTTTTAAGAGCAAGAATTCTGGAAGAAATGCAGAACAGGGGTATAGAAGGTTATTACGAGGTTTATGATATAATTAAGAAATTTTACAAATACGGTCTCGAAGGATTGCCATTCAGTGTATAA
- the flaJ gene encoding archaellar assembly protein FlaJ: protein MNISRMFKRLDMEPSFYIKKYAIPLVFFGILTSVLIYLIVPWLFTGPFISILILIPIICTIIVFSYPIYIVNAQKTRINNNMHYYITQMGAVATANTPRIDVIRIVSKNEDFQDLAEENREIYNLVSVWNLNLGDACKFVSKRTPSVIFEDFLDRFAHALHSGENVNEFLSTEQNVVMNEYESMYYSSLYMIDVIKELFVSLVISMIFLASFAVITPILTGMSAVVLMAVVVIVFIATDVFVLLFTRSVVPDDPLWQQKQSYTEDITRIYRTIPISVAGCLFMTLIILLYDGLPMPISIALALTPLVYTGYVTKKIETTIQRKDENFPAFIRSLGSSAGAKGNMIDDALKSLRLHDFGPLTNDVNELYKRLILRINKIKSWYWFAASTGSNLIQHFCSMFVEATNLGGKPDTIGNIIATNFHRMVTLRKKRYQTASSFVGVLYGLTAGIGFTLNISVGVVEIMQDMFYGIDMPSNMSMSMILHTNIGDLGLLTMLVMVIMVAHSLISALLIRVIDGGSFLRASTDFVIMVWISGLVAVVTDIGVESLLQF, encoded by the coding sequence ATGAATATCAGTAGAATGTTTAAACGGCTCGATATGGAGCCTTCATTTTATATAAAAAAATATGCAATCCCTCTCGTATTTTTTGGTATATTAACGTCTGTACTTATCTATCTCATTGTACCCTGGCTGTTTACTGGTCCATTCATATCAATCCTTATCTTAATCCCTATAATCTGTACAATCATAGTGTTTTCCTACCCCATATACATAGTCAATGCTCAAAAAACTCGCATTAACAACAATATGCATTATTATATTACCCAGATGGGGGCAGTAGCAACTGCTAACACACCAAGAATCGATGTTATACGAATTGTATCAAAAAATGAAGATTTTCAGGACCTTGCAGAGGAGAACCGTGAAATATACAACCTTGTTTCAGTATGGAATCTCAACCTTGGTGATGCATGTAAATTTGTGTCAAAAAGAACCCCATCTGTTATTTTCGAAGATTTTCTCGATAGGTTTGCGCATGCCCTGCATTCGGGAGAAAACGTTAATGAATTTCTATCAACTGAACAGAACGTGGTCATGAACGAATATGAATCCATGTACTACAGTTCCTTATATATGATAGATGTTATCAAGGAACTTTTTGTATCTCTTGTAATTTCTATGATATTCTTGGCATCATTTGCTGTAATTACACCAATTTTAACAGGAATGAGTGCAGTAGTTCTCATGGCGGTGGTGGTTATTGTTTTTATTGCGACTGATGTTTTTGTACTGTTGTTTACAAGAAGCGTGGTTCCGGATGACCCACTATGGCAGCAGAAACAATCATATACTGAAGACATAACCAGAATATACAGAACTATTCCTATTTCTGTTGCAGGCTGTCTTTTTATGACACTTATCATTTTACTATATGATGGACTTCCTATGCCTATTTCGATAGCACTTGCTTTAACTCCACTTGTTTATACAGGTTATGTTACCAAAAAAATAGAAACCACCATCCAGAGAAAAGATGAAAACTTTCCAGCATTTATCCGTTCACTCGGAAGTTCTGCAGGTGCAAAAGGCAACATGATTGATGATGCTTTGAAATCCCTGAGGCTTCATGATTTCGGTCCTCTTACCAATGATGTTAATGAACTGTATAAACGTTTGATTTTAAGGATTAATAAAATAAAATCATGGTACTGGTTTGCTGCCAGTACAGGCAGTAACCTTATACAACATTTCTGTTCTATGTTTGTGGAGGCTACAAATCTTGGTGGTAAACCGGATACCATCGGTAACATCATTGCTACCAATTTCCACCGAATGGTTACACTCAGGAAAAAAAGGTATCAAACCGCTTCCAGTTTTGTTGGTGTGCTTTATGGTTTGACTGCAGGAATAGGTTTTACTCTTAACATATCGGTTGGTGTTGTGGAAATCATGCAGGATATGTTTTATGGAATTGATATGCCATCTAATATGTCCATGAGCATGATTCTGCATACCAATATTGGAGACCTTGGATTGCTTACAATGCTGGTTATGGTTATTATGGTAGCTCATTCATTGATATCAGCACTGCTTATAAGGGTTATAGATGGAGGAAGTTTTTTACGAGCATCAACGGATTTTGTGATAATGGTATGGATCTCTGGATTGGTCGCGGTAGTAACTGATATAGGTGTAGAATCTCTGCTGCAATTTTAA
- a CDS encoding response regulator transcription factor, whose protein sequence is MESDETQEIVNTLRDELISKSTLFLAPVGVSSERIIYFYIYSVLENDPEQTVVWLSLKKPRNKVLNTFAEYGFDVQEYSDRMWFIDIKKPGKEPEKNTLYCESQTDYTKMGSHISKLFNDYPGAILVIDDMNILTKDSLQVVENFIKFVEKTVTNSNGTIVTLLGKEVLSSENEGLIKSFFDVVIDITNSGEMHAEIGLKSLHVSYTISDGKINFEYIQKKIKRDRLKILIVDDEPDIPELIKLSLSNEPYDFIVAYSGEQAVDMTLQELPDLILLDIMMPDMDGYEVVEELNKDKSTRDIAIIMVSAKTRVEDKLKGMELGIDDYISKPFDERELNARIKMVMKRYGWKNL, encoded by the coding sequence ATGGAATCTGATGAAACTCAAGAAATCGTAAACACTCTTCGTGATGAACTGATTTCGAAAAGTACATTGTTTTTGGCACCTGTAGGTGTTTCAAGTGAAAGAATAATCTATTTCTACATTTACAGTGTTCTTGAAAACGACCCTGAGCAAACTGTTGTATGGTTATCATTGAAAAAACCCAGAAACAAGGTTTTGAATACATTTGCTGAATACGGATTCGATGTTCAGGAATACTCTGACCGGATGTGGTTTATCGATATAAAAAAACCCGGAAAAGAACCCGAGAAGAACACATTGTACTGTGAGTCACAGACCGATTACACAAAAATGGGGTCGCATATTTCCAAACTTTTCAATGATTATCCGGGTGCAATTCTTGTTATCGATGATATGAATATACTGACAAAAGATAGTTTGCAGGTTGTTGAGAATTTCATCAAATTCGTCGAAAAAACTGTGACCAACAGTAATGGAACAATAGTGACCCTGCTTGGCAAGGAAGTATTGAGTTCTGAAAACGAAGGTTTAATTAAATCGTTTTTTGACGTTGTTATTGACATCACAAATTCTGGCGAAATGCATGCTGAAATCGGTTTGAAAAGTCTGCATGTGTCCTACACAATAAGTGATGGTAAAATTAATTTTGAATATATACAGAAAAAGATTAAAAGAGACCGATTAAAAATCCTTATTGTGGATGACGAACCAGACATACCTGAACTTATAAAACTTTCATTATCTAATGAACCCTATGATTTCATTGTCGCCTACAGCGGTGAACAGGCTGTAGACATGACACTTCAGGAACTTCCAGACCTTATTTTGCTTGATATAATGATGCCGGATATGGACGGGTATGAAGTCGTTGAGGAACTGAACAAAGATAAATCCACGAGGGATATAGCAATTATAATGGTGTCAGCAAAAACCAGAGTTGAGGACAAGTTGAAAGGTATGGAACTTGGAATCGACGACTATATATCCAAACCATTTGATGAACGGGAACTTAATGCAAGAATTAAAATGGTTATGAAAAGATACGGATGGAAAAACCTTTAA
- the hacB gene encoding homoaconitase small subunit → MIEGRAWVYGDNIDTDVMIPGKYLRTTDMQVFADHAMEGIDPEFSSKVQKGDVIVAGNNFGCGSSREQAPLALKHAGVACVVAKSFARIFFRNAINVGLPVMEADVECSEGDIVKIDLKNGSVEVNNKTFKGNKLPDFLLEILTDGGLVAHRRKLQKQKKEQDQ, encoded by the coding sequence ATGATTGAAGGCAGAGCATGGGTTTATGGTGACAATATTGATACGGATGTAATGATACCCGGCAAATATCTAAGAACTACGGATATGCAGGTATTTGCAGACCACGCCATGGAAGGTATTGACCCGGAATTTTCCAGCAAAGTCCAGAAAGGCGATGTTATAGTTGCGGGAAATAATTTCGGCTGCGGGTCGTCCAGAGAACAGGCACCATTAGCATTAAAACACGCAGGGGTTGCATGCGTGGTTGCTAAATCATTTGCAAGAATATTCTTCCGCAATGCTATCAATGTCGGACTTCCTGTAATGGAAGCTGATGTAGAATGCAGTGAGGGAGATATAGTAAAAATCGACCTTAAAAACGGCAGTGTTGAGGTAAATAACAAAACCTTTAAAGGCAATAAACTTCCTGATTTCCTTCTCGAAATTCTCACTGACGGAGGGCTGGTAGCCCATCGAAGGAAACTGCAGAAACAGAAAAAAGAACAGGATCAATAA
- a CDS encoding flagellin, whose protein sequence is MGFETAAVIAIFFVSAIILGTSAYTVISASEERIDEATDLKHEMQVKRLQTDLNITNTTTDNSSDTYNLTVTVSNSGSVTLDSGKLDVLINGTLMSYSTSSPDTWTPDKIRNFTINNISKGSASEHRVKVTTENGISDYATYPI, encoded by the coding sequence ATGGGGTTTGAAACTGCGGCAGTGATTGCTATATTTTTCGTATCCGCCATTATACTTGGAACATCCGCTTATACCGTAATTAGTGCTTCAGAAGAGAGAATTGATGAAGCCACTGACCTGAAACATGAAATGCAGGTCAAACGTTTGCAAACCGATTTAAATATTACAAATACAACAACTGACAATTCCAGCGATACGTATAATCTAACTGTTACAGTTTCAAACAGTGGAAGTGTTACTCTTGATTCTGGTAAACTTGATGTTCTCATTAACGGCACACTGATGTCATATTCTACATCTTCACCTGATACCTGGACACCTGATAAAATTAGGAATTTCACAATTAATAATATCTCAAAAGGTTCTGCAAGTGAGCATCGGGTAAAAGTAACAACAGAAAACGGAATTTCAGATTATGCAACTTATCCAATTTAA
- a CDS encoding DUF7714 family protein, whose translation MIFPDEYKYVGVTDIPPEETKDHSIYFLTEYLLVEQQSENGKIFSLYHVQKSGEWLFQKVDSVKKLASDNQIIEYDRKLNIKNRTLLIETAAELCKGEINTVIFTGIDNHITFVHKPDPSQILEIEVVDVVPPEPSWLTYIIDKLDESELFGDFTVKFSENLIDLRQFEGENTVFPCTVSGLRGKYLDSDTVKQDNPLLVGCEISKTIFELRFPELTYSQINICPFNSDVFTPTKPFIARCCRSEKSGLTTINGVDGVVVHWGASEFDVAEAVKTLVQHIKNKD comes from the coding sequence ATGATATTTCCTGATGAATACAAATACGTAGGGGTAACTGATATCCCGCCAGAAGAAACTAAAGACCACAGCATTTACTTCCTGACAGAATATCTGTTAGTAGAACAACAATCAGAAAATGGTAAAATATTCTCCCTGTATCATGTACAAAAAAGTGGAGAATGGTTGTTTCAAAAAGTTGATTCTGTTAAAAAACTGGCATCAGATAACCAGATTATAGAATATGATAGAAAACTAAACATTAAAAACCGCACTCTTTTAATTGAAACTGCAGCAGAACTCTGCAAAGGAGAAATAAATACTGTAATTTTTACAGGGATTGACAATCATATCACCTTTGTACACAAACCTGACCCGTCACAGATTCTGGAAATTGAAGTAGTGGATGTAGTCCCACCTGAGCCTTCATGGTTAACCTACATCATTGACAAACTCGATGAAAGCGAACTGTTTGGTGATTTCACGGTAAAATTTAGTGAAAATCTGATTGATCTTAGACAATTCGAAGGTGAAAACACAGTATTTCCGTGTACAGTATCAGGACTGAGAGGCAAATATCTGGATTCTGATACGGTCAAACAGGATAATCCATTACTTGTAGGTTGTGAAATTTCAAAAACTATTTTTGAATTAAGGTTCCCAGAACTAACATATTCACAGATTAATATATGTCCATTTAATTCTGATGTGTTTACACCCACAAAACCTTTTATAGCAAGGTGCTGCCGGTCTGAAAAATCAGGATTGACTACAATCAACGGTGTAGATGGTGTTGTGGTGCACTGGGGTGCATCAGAATTTGATGTAGCAGAAGCGGTTAAAACATTGGTACAGCATATTAAAAACAAGGATTAA
- a CDS encoding isocitrate/isopropylmalate dehydrogenase family protein, which translates to MKLAVVEGDGIGKEVIPEAVKVLDALSLPIEKVPVEIGYGKWKKTGYAITDEDIETLKNCDCILFGAVTTPPDPEYKSVLLTIRKELDMYANIRPVKPLAGITGVTGKSDFNYVIVRENTEGLYSGIEEIHDDVAYTTRVVSRKGSKRIAEYACKLAKMRNNNVTIVHKSNVMKSDKLFLDVCQQTAESGDVNYSDTLVDAMAYYLITYPEKYDVVVTTNLFGDILSDMSAAHIGSMGLMPSANIGEEHAFFEPVHGSAPDIAGEKIANPVAAILSIKMLLQWYGYNNEASLVERSVNYTLNKGIKTPDLGGEYTTEELGQAVIDSINSQVETVPE; encoded by the coding sequence ATGAAACTCGCAGTGGTTGAAGGCGACGGAATAGGCAAAGAAGTAATACCTGAAGCTGTAAAGGTACTGGATGCGCTATCTCTACCGATAGAAAAAGTGCCTGTTGAAATCGGATATGGAAAATGGAAGAAAACTGGTTATGCGATAACAGATGAAGATATTGAAACACTCAAAAATTGTGACTGCATACTCTTTGGAGCTGTCACCACACCACCGGACCCCGAATACAAGAGTGTACTGCTAACAATCCGGAAAGAACTGGATATGTATGCAAACATCCGTCCTGTGAAACCACTGGCAGGTATTACAGGTGTTACAGGTAAAAGCGATTTCAATTATGTTATTGTGAGAGAAAATACTGAAGGTCTGTATTCAGGAATCGAAGAAATCCATGATGACGTTGCCTACACCACCAGAGTAGTGAGCCGTAAAGGTTCAAAACGCATAGCTGAATACGCCTGTAAACTTGCAAAGATGCGTAACAACAACGTTACAATAGTCCACAAATCCAATGTAATGAAATCCGATAAACTGTTTCTGGATGTGTGCCAGCAAACGGCTGAATCTGGAGATGTTAATTATAGCGATACACTGGTCGATGCAATGGCTTATTATCTGATAACTTACCCTGAAAAATATGATGTAGTGGTAACAACCAATCTATTTGGAGATATACTCAGCGACATGTCAGCGGCTCATATTGGGAGTATGGGGTTAATGCCAAGTGCCAACATCGGTGAAGAACACGCATTTTTTGAACCGGTTCATGGGAGTGCACCTGATATAGCAGGTGAAAAAATCGCAAACCCTGTTGCAGCTATTTTAAGTATCAAAATGCTGCTTCAATGGTATGGTTATAACAATGAAGCTTCACTTGTAGAAAGAAGTGTTAATTACACATTAAATAAGGGTATTAAAACACCAGACCTTGGTGGAGAATACACCACAGAGGAACTGGGTCAGGCAGTAATAGATTCTATAAATAGCCAGGTTGAAACAGTACCTGAATAA
- a CDS encoding FlaD/FlaE family flagellar protein produces the protein MGFKDKLKNIIPRRGEKGSGDQDSSPFSQEPQDFGDVPDLSELTGEQPASVGPSGFGDVPDLEGGVPAESGQTGQANNEQVENNAQKIKTVESRMSKVDANISTVQRENQELKKTIDKIDQSVVELLSLYEIVSNQVNPFVGDNEGGSEYIERFEKNEERINEIGNYATMLKNDLDALYQKFDTQGINKLHSKIDDLTSKTNELFEKYDELNENLSTLKQSTDEISDRVDILEKIDLSKTYEPSENQYNVIYQDEEESAENPSVILGSIEKEPTTMIAIFNWIEYLIERVGGNHLQEALRYYVNIGWISEEVFSDILNYAKGMDYYTEKDDWELTPDDHTKSLMFIEKMSGHRVENSQTSDNIDSELSKIKNGV, from the coding sequence ATGGGATTCAAGGACAAGTTAAAAAATATAATTCCCAGGAGGGGTGAAAAGGGTTCTGGAGACCAGGACAGCTCACCGTTTTCACAGGAACCACAGGATTTTGGGGATGTTCCAGACCTGTCCGAATTAACTGGAGAGCAACCGGCATCTGTCGGACCATCTGGTTTTGGGGATGTACCCGACCTTGAGGGAGGAGTTCCTGCTGAATCAGGACAAACTGGTCAGGCAAACAATGAACAAGTCGAGAATAACGCCCAGAAAATTAAGACAGTAGAGTCCAGAATGTCTAAAGTGGACGCAAATATATCTACTGTGCAGAGAGAAAACCAAGAATTAAAAAAGACAATAGACAAAATTGATCAGAGCGTTGTAGAACTGTTATCACTTTATGAAATTGTTTCCAACCAGGTAAACCCATTTGTGGGCGATAACGAAGGTGGAAGCGAGTACATTGAACGTTTTGAAAAAAATGAAGAGCGCATAAATGAAATTGGAAATTATGCGACAATGCTTAAAAACGACCTTGATGCACTTTACCAGAAATTTGATACCCAGGGTATCAATAAACTTCATTCAAAAATTGATGATCTAACATCAAAGACAAATGAATTGTTTGAAAAATACGATGAATTAAATGAAAACTTGTCCACACTGAAACAATCAACTGATGAGATATCAGACCGTGTTGATATACTGGAAAAAATAGATTTATCTAAGACGTATGAACCTTCAGAAAACCAGTATAACGTTATTTATCAGGATGAAGAAGAAAGTGCAGAGAATCCATCAGTTATACTTGGTTCTATAGAAAAAGAACCTACTACCATGATAGCAATTTTCAACTGGATTGAATATCTTATCGAGCGTGTCGGCGGTAATCATCTTCAAGAGGCATTGAGATATTACGTAAACATCGGATGGATTAGTGAAGAGGTATTTTCTGATATTCTGAATTATGCAAAAGGTATGGATTATTATACAGAAAAAGATGACTGGGAATTGACCCCTGATGACCATACAAAATCACTCATGTTTATTGAAAAAATGAGCGGACATCGAGTAGAAAATAGCCAAACAAGTGATAATATTGATAGTGAGTTATCGAAAATAAAAAACGGAGTTTAA
- a CDS encoding ATPase domain-containing protein, producing the protein MVQLRSFQISRDNFNEKLGSGFPEDSLVLIEGVSGSGKSIVSQRIAYGLAENETSVTYISTQMTTKGFINQMYSLDYQISSHLLNGNMLYIPVIPLVKNTRQSMDFIQKLMNAEDLFEKDVIIIDTISSLIKNSVNSEKGFDLVSFFKRLNGMDKTIIMTLEPGSLDEEIVTMLRSSSDINLSLNVKQMSNQVRRMLTVNKFIGAQATIGDIIGIRIEPKVGLVVEIAAVS; encoded by the coding sequence ATGGTTCAACTTCGCTCCTTTCAAATATCAAGAGATAATTTTAATGAAAAACTGGGTAGCGGATTTCCCGAAGACTCGCTTGTGTTGATAGAAGGGGTCAGTGGTTCCGGAAAAAGTATTGTATCCCAGCGTATTGCTTACGGTTTAGCAGAAAACGAGACAAGTGTGACGTATATATCCACCCAGATGACAACCAAGGGCTTTATCAATCAGATGTATTCCCTTGATTATCAGATATCCTCTCATCTTTTAAACGGGAATATGCTCTACATACCGGTAATCCCACTGGTGAAAAATACAAGACAGAGTATGGATTTTATTCAAAAGCTCATGAATGCTGAAGATCTTTTTGAAAAAGATGTTATAATCATCGATACTATATCGTCTTTAATTAAAAACAGTGTCAACAGTGAAAAGGGTTTTGACCTTGTATCTTTTTTCAAAAGGCTCAACGGAATGGATAAAACAATTATCATGACGCTTGAACCTGGCAGCCTTGATGAGGAAATTGTTACTATGCTTCGTTCATCTTCAGACATCAACCTGTCGCTTAACGTTAAGCAGATGTCAAATCAGGTAAGGCGAATGTTGACTGTTAATAAGTTTATAGGAGCACAAGCAACTATTGGTGATATAATCGGCATAAGGATAGAACCTAAAGTTGGTCTTGTTGTTGAAATTGCGGCTGTATCTTGA